One Diospyros lotus cultivar Yz01 chromosome 1, ASM1463336v1, whole genome shotgun sequence genomic window carries:
- the LOC127792981 gene encoding gallate 1-beta-glucosyltransferase 84A24-like gives MGSMQALVHVLLVSFPGQGHVNPLLRLGKLLASGGLLITFCTTESFGREMRKATNIVDGELTPVGDGFIRFEFFDDGLDEEDLKRLDLDQYLPQLEHFGKELIGRMLRKYTGENRPVSCLINNPFIPWVSDLAGSLGLPSAMLWVQSCACFSAYYHYFHGLVPFPSEAQMEIDVQLPSMPLLKHDEIPSFLHPSTPYLFLRRAILGQFKNLSKPFCVLMDSFQELEKDNIEYMSRFCSIKPVGPLFKLSKQTNSTVTGDFLKADDCAAWLDSKPPSSVIYISFGSIVRLNQQQVNEIAHGLLALLSGDEVEVSFLWVIRPPASEGFGSDKIDLPDGFWEKTGDKGKVVQWSPQEQVLAHPSTACFVSHCGWNSTIEAMASGVPVVAFPQWGDQVTDAKYLVDVFKVGIRLCRGEAENRVISREEVEKCLRDAIVGPKAIEMKANALKWKKAAEEAVAEGGTSDRNFKAFLEEVRTGSALKTSPTV, from the exons ATGGGCTCCATGCAAGCACTCGTTCATGTCCTCCTCGTCTCTTTCCCCGGCCAAGGCCACGTTAATCCTCTTCTCCGCCTCGGCAAACTCCTCGCCTCCGGCGGCCTTCTCATCACCTTCTGCACCACCGAAAGCTTCGGCCGGGAGATGCGCAAGGCCACCAACATCGTCGACGGGGAGCTCACCCCCGTCGGCGACGGTTTCATCCGCTTCGAATTTTTCGACGACGGCCTCGATGAGGAGGACCTCAAGCGCCTCGACCTCGACCAGTACTTGCCTCAGCTCGAGCATTTCGGCAAGGAGTTGATTGGCCGGATGCTCCGGAAATACACCGGCGAGAACCGTCCGGTTTCCTGCCTCATCAACAACCCGTTCATTCCTTGGGTCTCCGATTTGGCCGGGAGCCTCGGCCTCCCCAGCGCCATGCTCTGGGTCCAATCCTGCGCCTGTTTCTCCGCctattaccattatttccacGGCTTGGTTCCTTTCCCTAGCGAAGCACAGATGGAAATCGACGTCCAGTTGCCATCCATGCCTCTTCTGAAGCACGACGAGATCCCCAGCTTCTTGCACCCTTCGACTCCGTATCTGTTTCTCAGGCGAGCCATCCTGGGCCAATTCAAGAACCTGTCGAAGCCGTTTTGCGTTTTGATGGACTCTTTCCAGGAGCTCGAGAAAGACAACATTGAATACATGTCGAGGTTTTGCTCCATCAAGCCGGTTGGGCCGCTCTTCAAGCTCAGTAAACAGACGAATTCCACGGTTACTGGCGATTTCTTGAAGGCGGATGACTGCGCCGCCTGGCTAGATTCAAAGCCGCCATCGTCGGTGATTTATATATCGTTTGGCAGCATCGTGAGGTTGAATCAACAGCAAGTGAACGAGATTGCTCACGGGCTTCTGGCTTTGCTTTCTGGAGATGAAGTTGAAGTTTCGTTCTTGTGGGTTATCAGGCCTCCGGCTAGCGAGGGTTTTGGCTCCGACAAGATCGATTTACCCGATGGGTTCTGGGAGAAAACCGGCGACAAGGGCAAAGTGGTACAATGGAGCCCACAAGAGCAg GTGTTGGCCCATCCGTCCACGGCGTGCTTTGTGTCACACTGCGGCTGGAACTCGACGATAGAGGCGATGGCAAGCGGTGTACCGGTGGTGGCGTTCCCGCAATGGGGGGATCAAGTGACCGACGCCAAGTACTTGGTTGATGTGTTTAAGGTTGGGATTAGACTGTGTAGAGGCGAGGCGGAGAACCGAGTAATTTCGAGGGAAGAGGTCGAGAAGTGCCTGCGCGATGCGATCGTCGGCCCCAAGGCAATAGAGATGAAAGCAAATGCCCTCAAGTGGAAGAAGGCGGCAGAGGAAGCAGTGGCGGAAGGTGGCACCTCCGACCGGAATTTCAAAGCCTTTCTAGAAGAGGTTAGGACGGGCTCGGCATTGAAAACTAGTCCAACTGTCTAA